A genome region from Gouania willdenowi chromosome 9, fGouWil2.1, whole genome shotgun sequence includes the following:
- the LOC114469383 gene encoding LOW QUALITY PROTEIN: protamine-like protein (The sequence of the model RefSeq protein was modified relative to this genomic sequence to represent the inferred CDS: inserted 1 base in 1 codon) — translation MFDGSEKTGGGFVLSVDLWICGHLVTCFSEEEEEEEEEEEECSRTVISPPAAPSPSPKKGAKXSKKRTASTLIQKAVATSADKGGLSLAALKARLLMALKRLLTKKVLVQSKRTFKLKKKTAAAGKKKAVTKTAKPKTTKVARPKKAAAGGATSNAKKTPKKKKAKSPKKSKGKVAKTKK, via the exons ATGTTTGATGGTTCAGAGAAAACTGGAGGAGGCTTTGTTCTTTCTGTGGATCTGTGGATCTGTGGTCACCTGGTCACATGCTttagtgaggaagaggaggaggaagaggaagaggaagaggaatgcAGCAGAACAG TTATTTCACCTCCTGCAGCTCCGTCTCCGTCTCCTAAAAAGGGAGCCA CCTCAAAGAAACGGACGGCGTCCACGCTGATCCAGAAGGCCGTGGCCACGTCCGCCGACAAAGGCGGTCTTTCTCTGGCAGCGCTGAAGGCCAGACTCCTCATGGCCCTCAAACGCCTGCTGACCAAAAAGGTTCTGGTTCAGTCAAAGAGAACCTTTAAGCTGAAGAAAAAAACGGCGGCGGCAGGAAAGAAGAAGGCGGTGACGAAGACGGCGAAGCCAAAGACCACAAAGGTCGCGAGACCCAAGAAAGCAGCAGCAGGTGGAGCGACTTCCAACGCCAAGAAaacaccaaagaagaagaaagcaaAGAGTCCAAAGAAAAGCAAAGGTAAAGTGGCCAAAACCAAGAAGTGA
- the tspan36 gene encoding tetraspanin 36: MDCGIFMSKFILLAISLVFWAAGAALAYVGSYLIKSYDGFEHFIQDRHALIPAAIIIGASVLLFIIGLVGCCATFLESKVCLGCFFIIIMVVFAAEVVALVYHFTYKDQITKDLGSNMTMTFNKYGEPTETEIVDVLQKTFKCCGVYNYTSWTNTTWFHTHNSSVPTSCCKNSSSTCTGRLDQPDLIYLRGCEPTIKDLLDNVLFYAMVVVLVFAVIKFFGLLSVCVVMCKNNSHRSGYQPLYA; the protein is encoded by the exons ATGGACTGTGGTATTTTCATGTCTAAATTCATCCTCCTGGCGATCAGCCTCGTCTTCTGG GCTGCAGGAGCCGCTCTGGCCTACGTCGGCTCCTACTTGATCAAGAGCTACGATGGCTTTGAACACTTCATCCAGGATCGCCACGCACTGATCCCAGCGGCCATCATCATCGGTGCCAGCGTTCTGCTGTTCATCATCGGTCTGGTTGGATGCTGTGCCACCTTCCTAGAGTCCAAAGTCTGCCTCGGATGT ttctttATCATCATTATGGTGGTTTTTGCTGCTGAAGTCGTTGCGTTGGTTTATCACTTCACCTACAAAGACCAA ATAACCAAAGATTTGGGGAGCAACATGACCATGACGTTCAATAAGTACGGAGAACCCACTGAGACTGAAATTGTGGATGTACTGCAAAAAACG TTTAAATGCTGCGGTGTGTATAATTACACCAGCTGGACCAACACCACCTGGTTCCACACTCACAACAGCAGCGTTCCCACATCGTGCTGTAAGAACAGCAGCTCCACGTGCACCGGGAGACTGGACCAGCCCGACCTCATCTACCTACGG GGCTGTGAACCCACGATTAAAGACCTCCTGGACAATGTGCTTTTTTACGCTATGGTGGTCGTCCTGGTCTTTGCCGTCATTAAG ttcTTCGGGttgctgagtgtgtgtgtggtgatgtGTAAAAACAACAGCCATAGGAGTGGATACCAGCCTCTCTACGCCTGa